A genomic segment from Garra rufa chromosome 5, GarRuf1.0, whole genome shotgun sequence encodes:
- the vma21 gene encoding vacuolar ATPase assembly integral membrane protein vma21 — protein MQNSDKTAVGAMPANAPDFRGNDGSLVSVLKTLLFFTLLMITLPIGLYFASKSYLFEASLGYSSNDSYFYAAIVAVLAVHVVLALFVYVAWNEGSRQWREGKQD, from the exons aTGCAAAATTCCGACAAAACAGCTGTGGGCGCCATGCCTGCAAACGCGCCTGACTTCAGAGG GAATGACGGGTCTCTCGTCTCTGTGCTGAAGACACTATTGTTTTTCACTCTTCTGATGATAACTCTACCCATCGGACTGTATTTTGCATCAAAGTCTTATCTCTTCGAAG CCTCTCTGGGTTACTCCAGCAATGACAGCTACTTCTACGCTGCCATCGTTGCTGTGCTCGCCGTCCATGTGGTTCTGGCGCTTTTCGTTTATGTTGCATGGAATGAGGGATCACGTCAATGGAGAGAAGGAAAACAGGATTAA